A window from Desulfobacterales bacterium encodes these proteins:
- a CDS encoding peptidylprolyl isomerase produces MKIADNVFVALSYVLTLDSGEEVDRSQEGKPLAFITGSGQVIPGLEKELMGMRAGDRAKITIEAEDAYGPAQEDLFKEIPRSQFPADMEIEEGMAFEAQGPQGPIMLVVKSFKDEETVVVDLNHPMAGQRLNFDVEVMEVRETSAAERAAMTAMAAGCGAGCECDTDAGGAPACGPGCECG; encoded by the coding sequence ATGAAGATCGCAGACAACGTGTTCGTGGCCCTTTCCTATGTCCTGACCCTGGATTCGGGCGAGGAAGTGGATCGCTCCCAGGAGGGAAAACCCCTGGCCTTTATTACCGGCTCCGGCCAGGTCATCCCGGGCCTGGAAAAAGAACTGATGGGGATGCGGGCCGGTGACCGCGCCAAGATCACCATTGAGGCCGAAGATGCCTATGGCCCGGCCCAGGAGGATCTGTTCAAGGAGATCCCCCGGAGCCAGTTCCCCGCTGATATGGAAATAGAGGAAGGGATGGCCTTTGAGGCCCAGGGGCCGCAGGGACCGATCATGCTCGTGGTGAAATCGTTCAAGGACGAAGAGACCGTGGTTGTTGACCTCAACCATCCCATGGCCGGCCAGCGGCTTAATTTTGATGTCGAGGTGATGGAGGTCAGGGAGACCAGCGCTGCCGAGCGGGCCGCAATGACGGCCATGGCCGCCGGCTGCGGCGCCGGCTGCGAGTGCGATACCGATGCCGGGGGCGCTCCTGCCTGCGGGCCCGGCTGCGAGTGCGGCTAG